The DNA segment ATTAGCGTCTAACTACATCGATACCAAGCGTCTATCTGATCTTGATGGATAAACATGATAAATGACGGAAAGATGGCGATTTTGtgccattttgaatattaatgcGATATTATAGTGTAAACATCGCGTACGGTCTGCGAGATCCCATAAAGATAGAACAGGGcatagtttatttcaaagaCCACCTATCTGTATATGGTTCACTGGGTTATCCGGAAATATTTCACCCTCGGTGACTTTTGTTAATGTTTCTTTGTTGCTTTAAAAAGCTATGACTTCAAGATCGTACAATATATAACAGAATTACTTCTTCTGCTAGGGCCAATATTAATTAGTTGTTAGATTTACGTaaattttcatccatttttctttttaaatgggggggggggatattattattttttttttatttttttttagatgactgttttaccgataaatatatgttcatggGCATTCTTTTTGCCTATGGAAccacaaacatgtgtttctagacgaaccacGAACACGATCGTAACATTTCTCCATTTTCACATGTGAATTTTATAAATCAACACCGTTGGTATGGATAAAGACCATATCCACGATACGCAATACGTACACTTATTCAACATTTGTAATGggtcaataaaatttaataaaataaaaaagaggtGGCTgacggggatgaaaatctagcaattcatttatattatatgccgtcaattgcaattttgttttagaaCCGATTTACGCTATTTATccgatttattttaaacttttattctgaataagtttcttttttttatttcagtaactGTAATGCACCAATAAATTGTAactccgcccccccccccccaggtccgggggtatgccggggatagccggggaaatgggccgtgattTTACCGTTAAGGTGACCCCGCAGTGCctggtgaatgcggtggttttgtcttcgctttaaatatagcggagaatgggccttacctagggtccctagggttcgggggcatttgacagggattttaccatttgttcgtCCTCGCAcagcggggattttagccggggttggctggaccgaaagtcaaagtccccgctattccccggacctgggggcgtggttacaattgactggtgcataattgtATTGCATAACTTTGTATTGCATAACTACGGGTTATGCGTATGTTCTTTAAACAAAAGATTCCAGGATAAATGAGTTGTTTGATTGTTCGGTAatcgcagtggttagcacactcgaTTCTTACCAAGGCGATCCAGGTTCGATTTTTCACGGCCTGGGTGTATGTgcgtttggtttgtggtcaccaaaccGGGCATAAGTTGGTTTTCACCGGGTACTCCAGTGTCCCCCACAGCACAAGACTACAGTCTCGCGTAACatagtgccaatgagagtgattaatataatggtgtaataacttgtttcacaatcgttgtaaaatagatAAGTTTACACTTGTGACATGTTGGGCCTGTTTTACAGTGCAGTTTCCATAAAGGCGTTATATCAAGGAGCATGCATATGATAATAATATCGTAAGATGAagaatttcagtttaaaaattaGTAAGAGtcacaaattaaattaaaacttcaaaatcaaATCAGCTTAGCCTAAACTGACCGAAAATGAATAGTTTTTACTATTCAGAAATATAAATTCTTGAAAGCATGTCACAAAATTGTCTTTCATCGGCCTGTTGTTGGTGAGCAATTTGGTGCGGAGTTCTGGGGTGGAATTCAATAGGCAACTTTACTCAATCACTAATGTATCGTAATTAACTCCATTCTTTTATAGGCTCGTTATTCATTTCACGTAGTCCGATTATCTACACCAATCAATTAagattaatattatataaatttaatccAGAGCCCACTTTAATGAAACAACCTAGACAGATGAAAATCCACCCTGAAATCAAATACTCCGACTATACAGCAATGTTGGCAGTCCAATCAGGTAAGCCCGGTAAGTTCTTACTGTTTATTATGCGACTTTTTGTAAAACTTCGACCTGGTGCTATATATTTGCAATACACTTAAAAGAACAGCTTTGACTTTTGACGCagctttgtttatttaaacttccTGGTTTTGCCAAAGAAAACCTTGCACGACCGCCGGGTAAGGAGTcgggagaggggggggggggctacgTCCGCGGGCGTTGGTGTAATACAGCAAGAGCATAATGATGCATGCTTTCGATGAAGAATTTGTAAAAGTTTATTGTAAGTTCTCATGCGGAAACAAGACAAGTGAAGAAAAGAACATTGCTTCaacaattaaattgtttgaagtAGTTGCTGGATATATTATCGCATcagtaattaaaaacaaattatgaacattattaaCCGAAACaaatttgtattcattatgtTGCAGAAACTGTGGAAATGCGAATACTGCTTGGACCCATTCGATTCTAAGTAAAATTTGAAGTGTTAAATCGAAACATTTCCAAGCGAAATTACGAAGAGAATAAGATATAATCGTTTCTCTTTTAACTTCGAATACCACTGCAACATACGTTGATTGTTTACTCTAAGGTTCCAAATTTTCCCTTTATGTTCTAACTCGATTAAAATAGCATGTTATAACAAGAATGTTATCAGATTTTATTCCAAAGTCATTACCCAAAGCTATCTTAAAATAGTGAGAAGAAAAACCACAATAAACAACTGACGtttgaattgtgttttatttacatgaaaGCGATATCTTATCATGTAAGTCTCCTTTCTTCAGAAATGTTCATATGTTCCCATATTTCATGTAAACAACAGCCTCATTTCTAATCATAGGATCCGTCGGCATGCTTTTAAAGAATTCCTTTGAATCAAAGATATCGTTTACAATTGGagatatcatttttattttcttgcatCGGAACGTTATCCGCGCGGTGCATTGTGGTAGCGGTAGTTTATTATTCTAACTGTCAAGTGCACACGATAACTGCCGAAGATATCCAATTAACGTCCTAAATAGTCGGAAGACTTCTGATAATGTGATGTATCTAATAATCTCTTGGGGTCACTAACAGATACAAAGTGGCCCCAAGTGACCCCTTACAGCGATAGGATTAATTATATGATTATTTAAACAGTGGAAAAATTAGAGCTTCGAAGATATCTACATTTGTTATAAAGATAACAGTACGCTGAGCTGTCAGATATTTTCAGAGCAGTTAATAATTGAATGTGGTATTTTTGAccaattaatgaattaatgcgGTATTTCTGATTGAGAATAAAATGTTACAGTTTTCTATAGcattcataaaagaaaaatatttaaatcttaaTTTGTTCTAAATTTCCTCTGAGAATTTCGTGTTTCGACTAATTTTACCTGTATTGTATGCATAATTCCAATGTTCTTTATTGGTATATGGTTCAAATGGTTTAAAAAGTATATAGGCCGTGATCAgagaaaaaaaacttcaaacactttattatatatcacactgtcaaaacatttattaatgtcAATAAATACTGTTTCAATCATTCAAGGTTCTGGTAATCcgtatgttttctttataactCACATTTCTTCGCAGTACTAATTAATGTTGTCagtcaaaacaacaacatagacAAGCTTGATACAAAGAACTTAAATCTTGTCAATTATCCAATCATGGATGCCTGGCactaatatcacaaaaatacttaagtcaaatctcaatctcaatcaattttactatttaacattaaaagttatgtttttattctttttaaagcGTATTTTCTTATAGACTGTGTTGATAAAAACCTTTTGGCATTAGTtcacagaaaacattttttagaCTAGAACAAAACATGAACTTGAGTAACTGCTCAAGAACAAAGATTTGTTCTCAATGGCCTTTTTAGGTAGAATAAGTTTTCAAATGATTCTTgacaaaagtttgttttcaaaatgttctatGAGAGAATGCCTCTTAACAAATAGTAAAAACGCGTATATATACGATTTTGAATAAACTTTGCTGTTATTTGGTAAAAAGAGTTGAGTCTgaaattgagatttgacttaagtatttttgtgataatgGGGTACATGGATTGTGCTAACTTATAATTTTTGCTATCATTTGAACGGGTTCTATATTTAAACAACGAATATCGTTTTAAAGACGCACCCTTAATCCAATATAAGATGTAccgcaattaatacaattgtttttttttccgaaaaggatgaataaataccgaaatcaatgtttttatgaaggataccgtgtttaatttggaagaaaggtgcagaaaacaccgTATTTCTACCGTATGAAGCGAAGGTTGACCACTCAATCTTTTAtgactcaccagtcatttaatatttttgcgttttcagctattaattacACGGATACactattgttatcagtaattaatatttaacatagATGCATTATTAAGTCAGtagtaaaggtttatcactcaaaatttatgtttgctatacatgtcacgatgtgtatgtattgattttagaTAAGAAATCTTAGAATTGCTTCCACAAAAATACGTATATGTTCGCATAATTTAAGCGTTCATACTGGCAGATATGATATATTAGAACGCCACTTACGTCTTTGTTAAGTATGTGATTCCAACGAAatagaagacgaatttcattttatatttaagtgtacaCCTTATGTCCAATTAAgacaaacttatattaaagGTTATTATAGAATTAGACCTAGCatgtttaaacttgtgcaactacttaatacacaaaatacatctgaaacatttatgttaagcAAATACATATCGGAAGCATTTAAGGTGCGTTCTACTTTATTAatgaatcaataattataagccttgatacacatttttatcTCAAGCAGTAGTAtgctttgttaacatttgtaacCATTGGTtaccatttatgtttatatatactaTGTGAGTCCGTTTTAATGTAAGAATGGTATCATTTGTTccaacatatactagtatataaaaagcaaactatcggttattgtattgtatactatTAGAGTTTGATTGATTTGTGTTTTCTATTCCAGTTCATCCTTAAAAATTTCAtactacattgtataattgtaatgtatttaatatgtaaatgaaacacaaaaaactgtatagttaacgtgtaataaattctgttttgttctgttctgttctgattttagataagagtgtcactttgatTTCTaccttgaaaatatttataccaCCAGCCATCCTTAATCcacatatttctgttttttaagatttcttaaacatacacatattaaGCCAAGAAAGGCATTGACggtaataatattatatatatttatttttttccatatgtTTGTccaacatttattataaaactatataataatatgcACTTACTAGTATATGTGAACAACTTTTAATTGATTGtagttttgtatatttcatcgATGTCTGAAATCAACTATACTGTAcaaaaacgtttgcaatttttGCTGAATACAAATTATACGAGTTGATGTAAATGATGTaaaaagaatattaatataGCAAAAATGGAAACCCTTACTGGCGGTTGAGACAGTTGATGGGTGGTCATCATGACAGCCATtagttattaataatttttGTCGGCGGTTTATGGCCTTCGTTCTTGATCAGTTGTTACTTATGCAGTAATGTGTGTAATTTATTGCAccatgatatttaaatatacaccACTCTTGATTGTCGTAAATGGCATCTTGTGTGATTTTGATTTATATCTTGTGTGgtcatttatgatttttttcgtCTTTGTGGTCCCCTTAGAGGTCTTTGCGCTTTCCAGCGCGATATTTTACAACTGGGATATTCCGGTTCCAAACCTGGCGGGCGTTTTTTCCGGTAACAAGTTCTCTAACCCACCTGGCGGCCGGAAGTACTCTCGCCCACATAGCGGCCGGACGTGCTCTAGCCCATCTGTGGCTGGAAGTGCTCTAGCCCACCGCGCGTCCGGAAGTGCTCTAGCCCATCTGGCGGCCGAAAGTGTTCCAGCCCACCTGGCGGGCGGAAGTGCTCTAGCCCACCTAGCTACCGGCTATTCCGGTAACAAGTGCTCTAGGCCACTTGGCGCCCGGCATTTACTTGACAATTTTGAACTAAAAGCTATTCAAGTTTTTTGCTTCGGCCATAATCTTTACTTGTAATTTGGACGATTGTTCATAATAAAaggttaacaacattgttaactatatgtttgtaactttcaaatcgttactAATCgattaatttgattaaattgatctgctgtatttcgaACAAGATTGGAGTCAACTGTTTCAGCAGAtcttgtttgtattaaaatatgtgagcacatcaatacaaataaactgTTCACGTTTAGAAGTTAACTACGTCATAATACTGGTCTTAATTGAAActtagaacgatgtagctaattgGATTGCTCGATATAAAAAAAGGACCTCTACGTCGAATGAAGTCAAaaattgcatattgaataccaccccttgTCGTATGTTTGACTTCACCTGCGTGCAAAAGTTATCCAAGTTCAGTTCAACTATAAAACCTACACGTTTTGAATTTTTGAAATTGGccctttttctttaaaaatatttcgttattattttttcatgtttttaattcattttttcttctaAGTATCCAAATTATAACGTGACATAAAATGTCAAGCCCTGGTTGATTTCTCTTCATAGAACGCGTTGGTCGGAACCGGGTACCTGAGGGTTTCTTGTATCTACGTTGCTTAGGGATTTGTTCGCCAAAACATGTTGGCAAAACCACATATCcagtataaaacatttcatcGCACAGTTCACTGATAAATAAACCGGATTTTAGCAGCAACCAATTGTAAGCATTCTCTtggaaaatgataaatataaaataatcaaaaataacCAAATGGTATGAAATGATATGTAATGGAATTTATTTGGCATAGCATATATCTctgattttactaaatattcaGGAGTCTAACGTGTGAAGGGTTGGTTACTCCTGAGGTTAggattaaaaacatttaatttcagagtgttatattatattcagtcgaaacccgttggctcaaaATCGCTTGGCTCTAATTCctggttggctcgaactagatgtgaaggaccgatttctttacaCTGAATGTAAACAATTCCGCTTGGGTCGAATTTTTCGAGGTACGAGGTATTTCCGCCGGTTCCtgggatttcgagccaacggggttcgattgtTTACAGTGaacttataatataaattactttggaatcaaatataaaaaagggtTTAAGCCATTTTAGCCTTATTTGggcatgaatccctcatacCCAAACAGACCCCTTGTTTAAGCTTTCAGGgttgacaattatcagctgtaAGAGCCCCCCGTATATCATAGAAATGTATCTGATTTGATGTTATcgttgtatatttgtttaattgaatgtattatatatatcatgtaattAGGAACGCTTTTTGTTCaagtttcttaaaaaataagttgAATCTTGAGTATCTTTAAtctaatacatattttagtgCGTACAAAAGTATATGTAATTAGCAAATACGTAGCAATAAGCATGATAAAGATACTGAATGataatgaaacatttacatATGAAATGATGTaccatattttacatataattaaaCTAATACATACAGTACAGCGTTGTTGATATATCTGCATGTTAAGTGAAGATGTACACAAAACATTTGAACTGCTCaaaaatgactttaaatttaataaatctatTTCAAGAAAGCGagttaaaaagtattttgcgagtttaaatatatgcaataaGTATAGTCTAAAGTATTTTGCGAGtttaaatatatgcaataaGTATAGTCTAAAGTATTTTGCGAGtttaaatatatgcaataaGTATTGTCTATAAAATCTAACGCACATATTCTAAAATCTTAGGTACggagaaaatataataaaaacacacttcTAATTTCGTACAATTAAAATTATGgtaacacaaaaaaaaaaacgtatgtaatataaaaaaacgcaaagtaaatattaagaaaaacacTATAGATACAAGTAAgaagagagagagaaagagacaGACGATCCGCCTAGAACATGACTTCCGCCTACTTCATTTGCATAATCACCGCCCACCGAAACTCATCGCTCTAACGAACATGgctgtatatataaacaacgTCGGACGATAATCCACGGGAAAACATGGTCCAGCTGTGAAATTATATGTTCAGTTGACAGACGGATGCTTCCTGGATGTATCAGACGATTTGGGGCATGTAGGTTCGCACTTTGCACGCGCTGTCGTGGTCAAAGGTGACGTGTCTGATATCGCCGGATACGCGAAGAGTTTTTACTTCTGGACGTTGACGCGTGTAGCAACAAAAACGTTGGTTTTGAAATCGTCTGCTTTTTGTATTTGACAATGGGCTTCTGGTAGAAGCTTGATAATTCTTGTTAGGACAGTTCGGGAAGTATTTCACGCAGACGACAACAAATATAGATTTTTGTTAGGACAGTTCGGGAAGTATTTCACGCAGACGACAATAAATATAGTGATATACGAGTTGCAGTTTTAATGTCTGCCGTTCAAAATAACAGTTGCTGCATCGTGCTAATAATCAGAATGTACTTTTAATAAGTTCATCTTTGAAGAAAGTGAAAGAAATATCTACGATAAGATGTGTGAATGAAATGGATTAATTTACAGACGTCTGACAATAAGTACTCCAGTTGGCTTCGcgtgaaatatttattggaacATTTAGCCAATTTAGCCACAATTAGACTTGTGTAGATATATTTATTAcgtaattatatttcaaatcagATTGTGAAACGACATAGTTTAGGTTATCTGAAGTCTTTGAAATGCGTGATAAGCAAACTGGCTGATGGTTCTAAAGACAGGTGTTTTTGTGACAGTTGACTGTTGATTAGGGTTTATGTGTCAGAACAGACAAGTTATGATTACAAgaattttgacataaaacatacCAGGAGGagttaaaaaagaaatagtaTTAAAGACTTTTGTCTTAATGCGACGTATGACTGTATTACACAAATGATCACTATTCTGATAAAtggattatttaaattaagtttcTATTAATAGCAGTCATTATTATTGTAGACAAGTGAAACTAATATTCcacttaaaataacataaacaaactGTGGGACTTTGATTTTAAACAGGTCTCCGAACTTTGCTATCAAAGCTTTTTATCGAAAAgttttatacataaacaaacgATCCCAGCCGCGGTGGAACAAAAATGCCAAGGAGGCGGAAAGACGCGAAAACTAGTGACGATGAGGATGATTCTGTCCTCAGAAAAGTGAATAAACACCTTCCGGTACAACGCCACGCCGCCAATGAGCGCGAGCGGAGCCGGATGAGGGTCCTCAGTAAGgcgttttcaaaattaaaaaccaCGTTGCCGTGGGTGCCGTCAGACACTAAATTATCCAAATTAGACACTCTTAGACTGGCATCCAGCTATATAGCACATTTAAAACAGATTCTGGACGGTAACGAGGAAGAAGTTGTGTGTCACCAGTCTACAAATATACATCCACTAAATTTGGTAAGTTTCTGGTCACTGGTATTAAAGATGGTGCAGTTTGATAGAGAAATAACTTGAATCGGGGTTAGAAAATGGGTATGTGGTTTAGAAATGAAGTTAACAAGGTTGGTTTTCTAATGGGTTGGTAGTTCAGAAGTTAAGTTAACAAGGTTGGTTTTCTAATGGGTTGGTAGTTCAGAagttaagttaacaacgttggtTTTCTAATGGGTTGGTAGTTCAGAagttaagttaacaacgttggtTTTCTAATGGGTTGGTAGTTCAGAAGTTAAGTTAACAAGGTTGGTTTTCTAATGGGTTGGTAGTTCAGAagttaagttaacaacgttggtTTTCTAATGGGTTGGTAGTTCAGAagttaagttaacaacgttggtTTTCTAATGGGTTGGTAGTTCAGAagttaagttaacaacgttggtTTTCTAATGGGTTGGTAGTTCAGAagttaagttaacaacgttggtTTTCTAATGGGTTGGTAGTTCAGAagttaagttaacaacgttggtTTTCTAATGGGTTGGTAGTTCAGAagtaaagttaacaacgttggtTTTCTAATGGGTTGGTAGTTTAGAggtaaagttaacaatgttgttaacgccatcgttgttaactttaaaatcgtaactgctctggaagtttaatgaataaatctagcaagatttgagacaactgtttcagatGTACCTATTTTAGATATGTGAGAACATTATCAAATcgttttaagttaacaacgatgtcctTTAAgacacgttgttaacttaaacaaaggtATAACCAATCGGCAAAATACCTCCATTTACAGACCTTTTAGCACCGTAACGTATTTTTATTTCGGTAAAAGTATTTCAACAGAAAGATTATGTTGGTGGTattcaaaaaatgtttgcaatagtTTGTAAGAGACGAAACATCTACTCATGATGAACAAAAATATCCAAATTTTAACTAATATCTGGAGTCGGAGTTTTTGAATAAACGTGTCgattttgaaaactattttgtgGAACGACATACGTTGtcgtattttataaatatgttatggtCCTTTGAACTAGATATGCAGTGTTCTTATCTACGAGCTATGtcagtttggtttgtggtcaccaagccggaaaaGTGAGTTTCCTCCGGGTATTCCGCTTTCCTCCACAACAAAAGACCACACTATCGCGTACCATCGTGCCATCaaaagtgattaatataattttacaatatcttgtttcacaattttacaattttccggaaatatctttatacaaaatgaatactttttatgtcaaaatagtCAGTACTGCCCAatcaataatgtattaaggCGAGTGCAGCtattttttaggaaaatatttgcatttttgtaaccaggaaatgaatttaatccattatttttcattattcaattgattatctttcttatttgaaaacatatcaacTATAACCCCCAAGACGTTGTTTATTATGTAGTCTGGAGCATTATGGTACAAAGTCATAGTTATATTGTGGACAGACttttctgaaaagaaaaatgcaaatgtcGAACTAAAagctgataaaatattcttcgTAAAAGGTCAAATTATTAATCCAAAAGATGGCACAaaggatgtatgttttactcccgAAAAAGATTGTTacttaataaactaaataaaagtaaacttttgatatgttttatttttaaattttggcatTCCCCACCCATTTTTGCACTGTGGAGTGccatttaagctgcactcttacagactgattgttttaacaacttttttttatttcttggtcttgAAATGATCAAATGCtagcgtaaatgtctggaaaccagtgttTTTAAACTGCCGACCAGAGAGCTGACTCTTAGCttggttttcatatttacgcttgaaaattgatgttttattactTAAAGAGTTCCTagctgaattgaaggcactgataccaaaatgagctgattctgagccaaaataaatataaaaaacggtcaatttgtgagagtgcagctttaaggcttGTAAAGAAGTTGTTAGAACTGACAAACAACAAAGTTTTTTATCAAGAGATTCACAGTTGCATTATTTATTCTATCTACTATgctgtgtttgtattttaatacaaacatacttcacttttttgttcttttgaaTCAGTTAAGTTGTTAAGATCGCCTTCCTTTCATCCTAGAAAGGCTAAATATCCCCAAAACCACCGTGTAAAGCTTTAACAGGTGTGAATATTTACATACTAAGGCGCATAACACGCGAAGTGCACCCtactaatacatataaacaaacagGCCAAGAATGATAAATATTTCGATAATTTAGCTGGATATTCCGGAAAACGTTAAATATACAAACTAGCGAGTTCGTGCAAACAGTGCCACGTGCTACTTTTTCCATTTACAATTATCGTTCATTCCATTTGCCattatttgaccaaaatgtGAATGCTTATGTATTCTTTATTGAGGGTTGATTGAAAGTAGATAACTTTTGCACTTccattttgaagaaatatcttttattgggaagaaaacaacaacacacagctaaattatattttttttatgaaatatttcgtAATTACGACTTACATAACTCGCTTTAAAGACTTATTATATCGTTATAACGACTCTCTATCCCGTTGACAACACTTACTCGTTGAAAAGGGATACTCAGTTGTTTAAACGAGATATGAAGTCGTTATTATACGATACTTTGTCGTATAAACGAGATACGAAGTCGTTATTATACGATACTTGGTCGCATAAACGAGATACGAAGTCGTTATTATACGATACTTTGTCGTATAACGAGATACGAAGTCGTTATTATACGATACTTGGTCGTATAAACGAGATACGAAGTCGTTATTATACGATACTTTGTCGTATAAACGAGATACGAAGTCGTTATTTTACGATATTTGGTCGTAtaaacgagatactaagtcgttaTTACTAGATAGTGTGTCGTACAAACGAGACACTTTTTCCTTTAAACGAGATAATTTGTCGTTAAAACGGGAAACTAAGTAGTTTAAACGTACTTAGTCGTTTTTAAACGATatacttagtcgtttttaaACGATATACTAAGTCGTTTTTAAACGATatacttagtcgtttttaaACGATatacttagtcgtttttaaACGATatacttagtcgtttttaaACGATatacttagtcgtttttaaaagttatactAAGTAGTTTAAACGTATTTAGTCATTTTTAAACAGTACACTAATTCGTTTATACGATcgttatataaaataatacgaCGGGACACGTACAGGCTTCCGTGGAACATTCGCTATAAGAAACAAAGAAAGTTGTATCACACATTGCTGCTCTGCCTTATAAACTACATGTGATTAACATCTGATTAACAAAGCAAGTTGTTTTTGTCGTGAGTCTTTGTCTTCATTTTTATGCTGgctaaatattcaaatatttagcAAAATAACGCTAAAATGACACTTAAGATAATTTCTATTTACGCCAAAATAGTCGGAGATCTTTAGTTGAAAGGTCCTATATGTGTATTGgaatacatatttgattttcaaaTCCATCTTTATTTCTGTCACGTGTGTAGACATTTGCATTTTACAAATACCGATTTatttacatgataaatatgaatttatgaCATATCTCATCTCCGTGTTTCACCACGACAGTAAATTGTCTGCAGGAATCTTCttcaatttcaaatgtttacatCTCATTTTTCAACATAACTGTAAATACATGTAGTCATTTCAGAATCTTTTTTAATATCTAATGCCATTTTGATGGAATTCTAAAGAAATTCCGTATCGGAATTGCTTAAACAAGCTTCAATCATCTGTTCACATGTACATGGCAGTTAAAGCTTGATGTTTTGACGGTGATGATGTTTTGTGTTTCTGATATCAAATGGAACAACAAGGCTTGAAGAGAATCTTGTATTTAAAATCGATTCATACACAATGTCATGTATatcatacatacacatgtatatcaaacatacattttgaaagatAAACTTACTAATactatatttatgaaaaatattattaatgataataacataaaattataaccGTGTATCTAAAAGCAGAAAATgcacaaacattaaatgactggtgagtgcttaaagattcacagtgatcaactatcgtctcatgaggtagaaataccgtgttttctgcccctttct comes from the Mya arenaria isolate MELC-2E11 chromosome 13, ASM2691426v1 genome and includes:
- the LOC128214897 gene encoding transcription factor 21-like; this encodes MPRRRKDAKTSDDEDDSVLRKVNKHLPVQRHAANERERSRMRVLSKAFSKLKTTLPWVPSDTKLSKLDTLRLASSYIAHLKQILDGNEEEVVCHQSTNIHPLNLTWPFSFQGKGDHSNLSPLDSTRSDKDTSSLSEDHNLDDLVTESP